Sequence from the Gloeocapsopsis dulcis genome:
CGTGTACCATTGATTCAACTAAAGCTGGACTCAAGCCACGGTAGCTTTTGAGTAAGCAGCGTTTTAATGCACCAGGTACTAAACTGACTTTTGCTTGCCAACGTTGTTGTGATTCCTGCAAGCTAGGAGCATCATTTGTCAGGCTAGGCGGAGATTCATAAGGTTGTCCAGTTTGTACAGGACGGATGCTAGACTGTTGCGGGCTGACTTGCTGCGCAGCAGTGATAATCTCCTGATTGGCAGCGGTGAGAATGACATTGCTGTGTTTTCCCATCACTTCCACGTAAAGGTGAAATAATGGGTTTTCTCCAGGACGACGGGCAAATTGCAAATCAAGGACGCGTTCCCAAGGGGCGATCGCCTCAATACTAGTTAAAGCTAAACCACTGAGTTGATGTAAAATTTGCTGGCTAAAAGCAAACGTATCGGGCTTGCGTGGTGGTGGATCGCCGATACAAATTCGCGCCGCTTGGGGATGCCATGATATATCTAGCCAACCTCGCTGTTTGAGCGTACGTAATCCTAACACAATCCAAAAGCGATCGCGTTGATGTACCTGTTCGACCCGCGCTGGTAGCCAAGTCGCACAGATTTCTCTATAAGCAGCGGTTAGTGTTGTAAAGTCAACTGATTGCAAAATAAATTAATGAATTTCAATAACTTTTACTCTATCTTTTGAGCGATTCCTAAAGGTAGAAAAGTGGAAAAACTCAGAACATATCATCTAAAAAGCGGGTTTTTCGGTAAATTTTGCCTTGTAAGTCAAAATTTTTGTAGATACCATGAAAGTTAGGTATTTATTTGCTTCTCACACGGCGCTTGGCGTTAGTTTGTCATGGACATTCAGCTAATCAACATCGGTTTTGGTAACATTGTATCTGCCAACCGAGTGGTTGCCATAGTCAGTCCAGAGTCTGCTCCCATTAAGCGTATCATTAGCGATGCTAAGGATCGCAACCAGTTGATTGACGCCACCTATGGTCGTCGTACTCGGGCTGTTATTATTACCGATTCTAGTCATGTGATTCTCTCGGCAATTCAACCGGAAACGGTAGCAAATCGTTTTGTGGTGAATCGCGATCATAGTTCGGAATAGTCTACTCAATCGCCAAAAATCAGCGGTAGGATGGGAATAAGACCAGTATGGTTGATTTTCCTAGTTCGTACTTAATGTAATTTGGATGACGCCAGTTTTATCGATTCAAGGTTCAGCTACATCACTAAATTGCCTCCCCGAAGGCAAACTAATTGTCTTGACTGGTCCTAGCGGAGTTGGTAAAGGCACGCTGGTACGAGCGCTGCTACAGCGTCATCCTGAATTGTATTTTTCCATTTCTGTGACTACCCGCGCTCCCCGTCCTGGCGAAATTCACGGCAAACAATACTATTTTGTCAGCCGCAGCGAGTTTCAACAAATGATCGAACAAAATAAATTACTCGAATGGGCAGAGTTCGCAGGTAACTATTACGGTACTCCCCGTGATACAGTTCTCGAACAAATCTCTAAAGGTAAGTGTGTTCTGTTAGAAATCGAACTCGAAGGCGCACGACAAATTTGCCAGTCGTTTCCTGATGCGAAGCGGATTTTTATTATGCCTCCCTCTTTAGCAGAATTAGAACAGCGCTTACGCGGTCGCGGTCAAGATTCTCCAGAGGCGATCGCCCGTCGTCTTCAACGTGCCAAAGATGAAATTAGTGCCGCGTCTGAATTTGATATTCAAATTGTTAATGACGATTTCGACACTGCTTTGGATGCGATCGCTTCTGCAGTGTTTAGCTTTTGTGGTAGCGCTTGATTGGTGATGACAAGCTAAACAGTATCTCAAGTTTATATCCAACAAAAAGGCACAAAGACTACTTAATTCCTTTGCGCCTTAATCGCTTTTTATAAATAATGTCCGCAGGATGCAGTATTACTTGAATATGTTTTGAATTAATTCAATGTTGGCTAGGATGAAGTAGGCAACAATTGCACCACCAACGCCACCAATTAAGAAGCCACTTGTATAAGTATTCCAGCCTTCTGAGCTATCAAAGGTATCTGGAGGATTCGGCACTGTTATAGTAGCAACTGGTTTTGGTGGATTGCTTGCTGCGTACAGCGACATGGCTAGGGTAGAAATAACAACCATGCCTAAAGTAGACAGTAATCCCGCAATATTGGCTACATCAGTATCGCGTAATGGACCTAACTTGGTAAAAGGACCTATCAGCCAATAACCATGTGCCATACCAACTTCTAGCCCTCTTCTCAAGGGAGTAATACCAGGGCGATAAGCTGGCAAGTTATTGATAAACCACTTGACTAAAGAAGAATTATTGATTGGTGTTTCCAGATTACCAATTTGAGGATCTCGTCTTGAAGGATAAACAACTTCTTGATTTCGCGGATCGCTAGGACGATTTTTAGAGGCATCTATTGCTTGCACCATATTTATGCTTTGGGATCTCATAAGGTAGTGGCATTATTTTATGGTAATAGATGACCCTATTTTTCATACTTTAGTCTTAAATTTAAAAAAATTAATTAAGCTGATCATCAGTAAAGAGTAGTATAATTACCCGCTTCAAATTAGTAAGCGCTATACCATTTTTAATATGGGAATATAGCGCCTTGTGCAATGAAAGGTAAATTTTTAAAAAAGAAACTCAGAATCTATTGGCAATAGATAGAGTTTCAAAGTTTAAAAAGCAGCGTTTGTCTCATAGATATCCCAAAAATTTCAAGAGACAAACACTATAATTTTAGCCACACTAAATTTATGGCAGTGGATGGAAAAGAAGATCGGGATATAGATAATTAAAGACAATCAACAGAACTGCAGTAAAACTTAACAAAGCAAAAAGTAGTACTGGTCCTAAAGAAAGATAGCGTAGTAAATAGCTTTGGTTGTCGCCTTTCTTTTGCATGAATCAGTCTCCAAAAACAAATTAATTGAACTCCAACTAGCGTGGGGAAACTGGAATTTCGTCATCTTTAGCGACTAATTCCCCTGAGAGCAATTCTTTAACAGCTGCGATTGGCCAAGTAAAGCCCGATAGCATTAGTGGCAGTGCTGTAGGCACGTCAATAATGACTTCTCGCAATTCAGTATTGTCGCGCTTCTTGACTGCTTGGATATAAGAACGTCCTACCCAGCCAATCCAACCAGCAATATAAAGAAAGAGAATGCTAGGAATGATGAAGTCACCAGCATGATTAAGACGACCATCTACAATCAAGTGAGGTAAGCCCTCAGGACCACATAATTCTTGAGCATAACGCTCAAATCGCTTTTGCCCCGAATTAGGATCGGCAGTCGTATTTCGAGCAGAAGCTGCTCTTTGAATAAACTCTGGAGACTCATTACAAGGCACTAGTCCTGCACCAACGGCTAAAGCCTGCGGGGCAAAAGTAAACCATAAACTAATGACAAGAACTAGAGCAAACAATCGTCGCATGGAATTGTTTCCCTTTATTACAAAACCTAAATTTTGTTGTACGATAAGCAGCTTGGACAAGCAAGACAAGCGCTCACATGGAAGCAATCATACTCTTGCGTGTGACCCTAGTAAAGTTTGCCGTGGGTAAAGTTTAAGCTACTTAATATAGTTGGATAAATTCTGCTTGTAACTGTTAAATGTTTCCACCCAGGTAATATACCTGTTTCACAATTATGTCAACTGTTTTATCGATAGAAACGAGCTGTGACGAAACTGCAGTAGCAATTGTTAAAAATCGTCAAGTTTGCAGTAGTATTGTTAACTCACAAGTTGCTATTCACGAACAATATGGTGGGGTTGTTCCGGAAGTAGCTTCGCGCCAACATTTAGAAATTATTAATCAGGCGATCGCCCTTGCTTTTACTCAAGCAAATCTCACTTGGCAAGCAATTGATGGAATTGCGGTAACTTGTGCCCCAGGTCTTGTCGGAGCCTTATTAGTAGGAGTTACTGCGGCAAAAACCCTGGCAATTGTGCAGCAAAAGCCATTTATCGGCGTGCATCACCTTGAAGGTCACATTTACGCGAACTATCTAAGTGAACCGAGTTTAGATCCGCCTTTTTTGAGTTTACTAGTTTCAGGCGGTCATACAAGCCTAATCTATGTCAAAGATTGTGGAGTGTACGAAACTTTAGGTGAAACCCGCGATGATGCAGCAGGAGAAGCGTTTGATAAAGTGGCGCGGTTATTAAAACTTGGTTATCCTGGAGGTCCGATAATTGATAAGCTTGCTCAAAAAGGCAACGCAAGAGCATTTTTATTACCCGAAGGCAATGTTTCACAACCAAGCGGTGGATATCATCCCTATGATTCCAGCTTTAGTGGGTTAAAAACCGCAGTACTGCGACTAGTGCAACAACTGGAAAACACACCACCATTACCAGTAGAAAATATTGCCGCAAGTTTTCAGGAGAGTGTCGCGCGATCGCTCACCAAACGCGCGATCGCCTGTGCGCGAGATTATGGTTTAAATACAATAACCGTTGGCGGTGGCGTAGCTGCAAACAGCGGCTTAAGACATCATTTAACGACTGCTGCTACCGCAAACAACTTGCGCGTGTTGTTTCCCCCACTTAAATTTTGCACTGACAATGCTGCCATGATTGGTTGTGCTGCTGCCGATCATCTCGATCGCGGTCACACGTCTCCTCTCACGCTAGGCGTCCAATCCCGATTACCCCTTACTCATGTCATGCAATTGTACCAAAAGAGAGACTAGGAGCGTGGGGCGAGTGAAAAAGGGGTAAGGAGTGAGTGGCTAATTGATTAATTTTGAATCAAAAGAATTTTCTTAACTCAAAACTCCCCCAGCCTCCCCAGATCCCCCAGTTCCTCTGCTATCGTTGTGCTGAGCTAAAAGCAAGCGAATCTGATTAGCAACGGTTTGCGGATGTTCTATCATTGCTAAATGTCCGCAGTGGGGAATTTCCATCACATTATTACCACAGGCTTGAAACAGGGGATGGAAGCTAGCTAAATGGCGGACATACTTGGGTTCCATAATTTGATCTTTGTCGCCCGTAATAAAATATACGGGTTGCTGTAACTGGGATACGACTTTTGGCAAACGATTAATTTCTGCTTCAGTTGTGGAGTCTAATAAAGTTCCTAAAGCAGCTTCAGGATGAGCAACAACAAAATCAATCAACCGTTGACGTCCCCAAGTGGGTGCGATCGCTTGAGCAACATTGGCACGAGTAAATAATAAATCAAGCAAAGGCAAATAGCATAGCCAATGCGGGCGATATTTGATTAGCCGCGAACCCCAGCTACGAAACTGATCAAAAGCTTCTTTGAGATAAATCCCACCACCAGCGTTTACACAAATGACTCCTTTAACATGGTCTGGTATCTGCTGGGCTGCCCACAGGGCGATACTACCACCCAATGAATGACCAATTAACCAAGCACTTGTAATATTGAGCTTTTCTAGCAGAATAACTAAGTCTTGGGCATATGCAGCAGCCGTGTAGCAAGAATATGGAACTAAATTTGAGATATTTTCTTGAGGCGGCAATTCACGGCTAACATGACTTGGTTGAGACTGACCAAAACCACGTAGATCGTAAGCAAGACACTGAAAGTCTGAGGATAATTGCTCGATGATAGGCTGCCAGTATCCACGGCTTAATAGCCAACCGTGGATAAATACCAGAGCTTGTGCAGAGCCTGGAATTGGAGTCGTTAGCTCGTAAGCGTGTGGAACGCCTAGGATTTCAATGGTTGCCATGTTTATATCCTATCCTGAACGCTCCTCACTAAACTTATGTTTTCTGTAAAAGAGTTGTAACTTCTACAGAGGTTAATTAAAGGTAAAATGGTATGATCCCTCTCAAATCTAATTCAGCTTTATAGGGAAAAATGCTACATTTGGGAATAGCTAGTTTGTCACATAACACCTGGCTTGATTCTGTTCAAAACTCTTAAACCCAGCACTAGTGCTGAATAAACTCGTTTGAGAGTGCCAGCTATATGGCACAGAGAGTGTTACTTAACACAAAAAGCTAAAAAGTGTCAGACTAGTTGATACAACTTTAATCATAGTTATTTAGCCGAACCACGCTGGCATGGGTTTTTGGAAAAGCTGGTTTAGCGGTTCTGAGTTGACCGCTGGTATCAAAACGACTGCAGATGAGGAGTACGCCATTGCATCTGCAAGTGTTGCTGCTCCAAATAGCGATCGCCCAGAAAAATCTGGCGCAGGCGATCGCATTATTTTTAGTAGCGAACGAGAAATTGACTTATACGAACTTGAGGAACTCTGTGATGCAGTTGGTTGGTCGCGTCGTCCGCTGCGCAAGGTAAAAAAAGCCATGCAGCACAGTTTCTTGGTTGCCTCGATGTGGGAAGTTCGCGGGACTCAACGAAGACTGATTGGTTTTGCTCGCGCAACTTCAGATCATGCCTTTAATGCAACAATTTGGGACGTTGTTGTTCACCCCTCCTTTCAAGGTAAAGGCTTGGGCAAAGCCCTGATGAAGTACATGATCAAAAAACTCAGAAGTGAAGACATCAGCAACATTACATTATTTGCCGATCCTCACGTCGTCGATTTTTATCGTGGCTTAGGATTTATGTCTGATCCAGAAGGTATCAAAGGAATGTTTTGGTACCCCAGCTAAGCGTATTGAAAATTAAATCAGAAAAACTAGCCTTACTATGCTATACTAGCTAGGGCGCAAGTCAAAAACGGGATGTAGCGCAGCTTGGTAGCGCGCCTGCTTTGGGAGCAGGATGTCGCAGGTTCAAATCCTGTCAT
This genomic interval carries:
- the remA gene encoding extracellular matrix/biofilm regulator RemA gives rise to the protein MDIQLINIGFGNIVSANRVVAIVSPESAPIKRIISDAKDRNQLIDATYGRRTRAVIITDSSHVILSAIQPETVANRFVVNRDHSSE
- the tsaD gene encoding tRNA (adenosine(37)-N6)-threonylcarbamoyltransferase complex transferase subunit TsaD; protein product: MSTVLSIETSCDETAVAIVKNRQVCSSIVNSQVAIHEQYGGVVPEVASRQHLEIINQAIALAFTQANLTWQAIDGIAVTCAPGLVGALLVGVTAAKTLAIVQQKPFIGVHHLEGHIYANYLSEPSLDPPFLSLLVSGGHTSLIYVKDCGVYETLGETRDDAAGEAFDKVARLLKLGYPGGPIIDKLAQKGNARAFLLPEGNVSQPSGGYHPYDSSFSGLKTAVLRLVQQLENTPPLPVENIAASFQESVARSLTKRAIACARDYGLNTITVGGGVAANSGLRHHLTTAATANNLRVLFPPLKFCTDNAAMIGCAAADHLDRGHTSPLTLGVQSRLPLTHVMQLYQKRD
- a CDS encoding photosystem I reaction center subunit XI — its product is MVQAIDASKNRPSDPRNQEVVYPSRRDPQIGNLETPINNSSLVKWFINNLPAYRPGITPLRRGLEVGMAHGYWLIGPFTKLGPLRDTDVANIAGLLSTLGMVVISTLAMSLYAASNPPKPVATITVPNPPDTFDSSEGWNTYTSGFLIGGVGGAIVAYFILANIELIQNIFK
- a CDS encoding Photosystem I reaction center subunit III, with protein sequence MRRLFALVLVISLWFTFAPQALAVGAGLVPCNESPEFIQRAASARNTTADPNSGQKRFERYAQELCGPEGLPHLIVDGRLNHAGDFIIPSILFLYIAGWIGWVGRSYIQAVKKRDNTELREVIIDVPTALPLMLSGFTWPIAAVKELLSGELVAKDDEIPVSPR
- a CDS encoding Photosystem I reaction center subunit IX, giving the protein MQKKGDNQSYLLRYLSLGPVLLFALLSFTAVLLIVFNYLYPDLLFHPLP
- a CDS encoding alpha/beta fold hydrolase translates to MATIEILGVPHAYELTTPIPGSAQALVFIHGWLLSRGYWQPIIEQLSSDFQCLAYDLRGFGQSQPSHVSRELPPQENISNLVPYSCYTAAAYAQDLVILLEKLNITSAWLIGHSLGGSIALWAAQQIPDHVKGVICVNAGGGIYLKEAFDQFRSWGSRLIKYRPHWLCYLPLLDLLFTRANVAQAIAPTWGRQRLIDFVVAHPEAALGTLLDSTTEAEINRLPKVVSQLQQPVYFITGDKDQIMEPKYVRHLASFHPLFQACGNNVMEIPHCGHLAMIEHPQTVANQIRLLLAQHNDSRGTGGSGEAGGVLS
- a CDS encoding GNAT family N-acetyltransferase; translation: MGFWKSWFSGSELTAGIKTTADEEYAIASASVAAPNSDRPEKSGAGDRIIFSSEREIDLYELEELCDAVGWSRRPLRKVKKAMQHSFLVASMWEVRGTQRRLIGFARATSDHAFNATIWDVVVHPSFQGKGLGKALMKYMIKKLRSEDISNITLFADPHVVDFYRGLGFMSDPEGIKGMFWYPS
- the gmk gene encoding guanylate kinase, which encodes MTPVLSIQGSATSLNCLPEGKLIVLTGPSGVGKGTLVRALLQRHPELYFSISVTTRAPRPGEIHGKQYYFVSRSEFQQMIEQNKLLEWAEFAGNYYGTPRDTVLEQISKGKCVLLEIELEGARQICQSFPDAKRIFIMPPSLAELEQRLRGRGQDSPEAIARRLQRAKDEISAASEFDIQIVNDDFDTALDAIASAVFSFCGSA